A stretch of the Deltaproteobacteria bacterium genome encodes the following:
- a CDS encoding YebC/PmpR family DNA-binding transcriptional regulator, giving the protein MGRTFENRKASMAKTAARKTKIYSKYGRELYVVAKAGGADPNGNLALRGLIERAKRDQVPSHIIDKALEKASGGVGEDYAPARYEGFGPGGTSVIVDCLTDNPTRTVGEVRNCFTKSKCKLGTPGTVAHLFDHVAVFVFAGTEEAAFEALLGADVDVGEIEAEEGKLTIFVPPTEYGNAKQVILDTFGEIEFDVDEIRFVSKGSIKIEGDDVATMDKLLEMLDDCDDVQNVYHDAEYPAG; this is encoded by the coding sequence ATGGGACGGACTTTCGAGAATCGCAAGGCCTCGATGGCCAAGACGGCCGCCCGCAAGACCAAGATCTACAGCAAGTACGGCCGGGAGCTCTACGTGGTCGCCAAGGCCGGCGGCGCCGATCCCAACGGCAACCTCGCCCTGCGCGGGCTGATCGAGCGGGCCAAGCGGGATCAGGTCCCCTCCCACATCATCGACAAGGCGCTCGAGAAGGCCTCGGGCGGCGTCGGCGAGGACTACGCCCCTGCGCGCTACGAGGGCTTCGGCCCCGGCGGCACCTCGGTGATCGTCGACTGCCTCACGGACAACCCCACCCGCACCGTCGGTGAGGTCCGGAACTGCTTCACCAAGTCCAAGTGCAAGCTCGGCACCCCGGGCACCGTGGCCCACCTCTTCGACCACGTCGCGGTCTTCGTCTTCGCGGGCACCGAGGAGGCCGCCTTCGAGGCGCTGCTCGGCGCGGACGTCGACGTCGGCGAGATCGAGGCGGAGGAGGGCAAGCTGACGATCTTCGTGCCGCCCACCGAGTACGGCAACGCCAAGCAGGTCATCCTCGACACCTTCGGCGAGATCGAGTTCGACGTGGACGAGATCCGCTTCGTCTCCAAGGGCTCGATCAAGATCGAGGGCGACGACGTCGCCACCATGGACAAGCTGCTCGAGATGCTCGACGACTGCGACGACGTGCAGAACGTCTACCACGACGCCGAGTACCCGGCCGGGTAG